TCGCCTGCCGCCCGCCCGGTCATCATGCCGAGAGCGAGCGGGCGATGGGCTTTTGCCTGTTCAACAATATCGGCATCGGTGCGCGCCATGCGCAGAAGAAGCACGGGCTGAAGCGCGTTGCGATCGTCGATTTCGACGTCCATCACGGCAATGGCACCCAGGAAATCTTTTATTCCGATCCGAGCGTGCTCTACGCCTCGACCCATCAGATGCCGCTTTATCCGGGCACGGGCGCGGCGCGCGAAACCGGCGTCGGCAATATTTTCAACGCGCCTCTGGCGCCGGGCGATGGCGGCGACAAGCTGCGCGCCGCGTTCGAGGGCAAAATCCTGCCGGCGCTCGACACGTTCAAGCCTGAACTGATCATCGTCTCCGCCGGCTTTGACGCCCATGAGCGCGATCCGCTCGGCTCCTTGCGCATGACGGCGGAGGATTTCGCCTGGGTGACGCGGGCGCTGATGAAATCGGCCGAGAAGAACTGCGAGGGACGTCTCGTCTCTGTCTTGGAAGGCGGCTACGATCTGCAGGGGCTTGCGGATTCGGTTGGCGCCCATGTCGGCGAACTGATGAAAGGCTGAACGTGGCGGAAACCGATATCGCGAAATTGCCCTTCGAGCAGGCGCTGGCCGAGCTCGAAGAGAGCGTCAAAGCGCTGGAGCGTGGTGACGTCCCGCTCGAAAAATCGATCTCGCTCTATGAGCGTGGCGTCAAACTCAAGGAACATTGCGATCGGCTTTTGAAGGCGGCTGAGGCGCGCGTCGAGAAAATCACGACGGATGCGTCCGGCAAGCCTGTCGGATCGACGCCGCTCGATCCGGCGTGATCCTAAAAGCATGCTGACGATCTACACGCCGACTTCCGGACCGCTCGACAACAAAGTATGGCAGTCCGGCGAACCCATACCGCAGGAAGCGGTATGGCTCGATCTTCTCGATCCGACCGTTGAAGAAGACAAAGCCGTCGAGCAGTTCATCGGCATTCTGATCCCGACCGTTGAAGAGATGCGCGAGATCGAAAGTTCGAGCCGTCTCTATGTCGAGAACGGCGCGCGTTACATGACAGCCTCGGTGATGGCCGGCGCCGATAGCGGCCGTCCCGGCCTTGTGAACGTCAGCTTCATTCTTGCCGGCAACCGCCTCATCACAGTGCGCCATACCGAGCCGCGTGTGCTGAAGCTCTACATCCAGCGCGTCTGTTCGATCGCAAAGCCCCCGGAAACCGGCGAAGCCGTTCTGATGGGACTGCTCGAAGCTGTGATCGACCGCACGGCCGATATCATCGAACATGTCGGTATGGACGTCGATATCGTCTCGCAGCGTGTGTTCGGCCGGCACAAAGGTCCGATCCGCGCCAAGAAGGATTTCATGGAGATCATGCGCGAGATCGGCGCG
Above is a window of Terrihabitans soli DNA encoding:
- a CDS encoding histone deacetylase family protein; translated protein: MATLLLHHPTFANHKTSAGHPERPDRYRAVEAVLGQQEFDGLVREKAEMADLDTTRYVHTDRYVDALQDARPNEGYVYLDGDTMMEPSTWEVVLRGVGGTLQAVDKVLDGEVQNAFVACRPPGHHAESERAMGFCLFNNIGIGARHAQKKHGLKRVAIVDFDVHHGNGTQEIFYSDPSVLYASTHQMPLYPGTGAARETGVGNIFNAPLAPGDGGDKLRAAFEGKILPALDTFKPELIIVSAGFDAHERDPLGSLRMTAEDFAWVTRALMKSAEKNCEGRLVSVLEGGYDLQGLADSVGAHVGELMKG
- a CDS encoding exodeoxyribonuclease VII small subunit, whose product is MNVAETDIAKLPFEQALAELEESVKALERGDVPLEKSISLYERGVKLKEHCDRLLKAAEARVEKITTDASGKPVGSTPLDPA
- a CDS encoding magnesium transporter CorA family protein; this translates as MLTIYTPTSGPLDNKVWQSGEPIPQEAVWLDLLDPTVEEDKAVEQFIGILIPTVEEMREIESSSRLYVENGARYMTASVMAGADSGRPGLVNVSFILAGNRLITVRHTEPRVLKLYIQRVCSIAKPPETGEAVLMGLLEAVIDRTADIIEHVGMDVDIVSQRVFGRHKGPIRAKKDFMEIMREIGAQGDLASMARESLVSLTRVVGYLLGEFDGLKVCSGSLEALNVMRRDLNSLREHTSYLNDKVTFLLDATVGMVTIEQNDLVKLFSVVSVILMPPMLIASIYGMNFEHMPELAKPWAYPAALIAMLVSAVVPYLVFRLNRWL